Proteins from one Streptomyces sp. NBC_00390 genomic window:
- a CDS encoding IS630 family transposase, whose amino-acid sequence MMLLASAGGNRVPVIAKLVQADEDTVRDVIHRFNEIGLACLDPRWAGGRPRLLSPDDEDFVVQMATTRPTKLGPALHPLVHPQTRRLPAESARPSDPGRPRGITVPARPPRRHLPTHQDLEGVARPERDAKLGRIEEVLEPFPDRVFAFDEFGPLGIRPTAGAGWAPIGQPERHPATYHRTHGVRYFHGCYSVGDDRQWGVNRRKKGAVNTLAALRSIRAARPDGAPIYVILDHLSAHKGDKIRGWAKKNRVELCFTPTYASWANPIEAHFGPLRQFTIANSNHRNHRVQTRALHAYLRWRNTNARHPDVLAAQRRERARIRSEKGIRGGGRPLPATA is encoded by the coding sequence ATGATGCTGCTGGCCTCGGCCGGTGGAAACAGGGTCCCGGTGATCGCGAAGCTGGTCCAGGCCGACGAGGACACCGTCCGCGACGTGATCCACCGGTTCAACGAGATCGGCCTGGCTTGCCTGGACCCTCGCTGGGCGGGAGGCCGTCCCCGCCTGCTCAGTCCTGACGACGAGGACTTCGTCGTCCAGATGGCCACTACCCGCCCGACCAAGCTCGGCCCGGCCCTTCACCCGCTGGTCCATCCGCAAACTCGCCGCCTACCTGCGGAAAGTGCACGGCCGAGTGATCCGGGTCGGCCGCGAGGCATTACGGTGCCTGCTCGCCCGCCGCGGCGTCACCTTCCAACGCACCAAGACCTGGAAGGAGTCGCCCGACCCGAGCGCGACGCCAAGCTGGGCCGCATCGAGGAGGTGCTGGAACCCTTCCCGGACCGCGTGTTCGCGTTCGACGAGTTCGGGCCGCTCGGCATTCGCCCCACCGCCGGGGCTGGCTGGGCTCCCATCGGTCAACCCGAGCGCCATCCCGCGACCTACCACCGCACCCACGGGGTGCGGTACTTCCACGGCTGCTATTCCGTCGGCGACGACCGGCAGTGGGGCGTCAACCGCCGCAAGAAGGGTGCGGTGAACACCCTGGCCGCACTGAGGTCGATCCGGGCCGCGCGTCCGGACGGCGCCCCGATCTACGTCATCCTGGACCACCTGTCCGCCCACAAGGGCGACAAGATCCGTGGCTGGGCGAAGAAGAACCGCGTCGAGCTGTGCTTCACCCCGACCTACGCCTCCTGGGCCAACCCAATCGAAGCCCATTTCGGGCCACTGCGGCAGTTCACGATCGCCAACTCCAACCACCGCAACCACCGCGTGCAGACCCGGGCCCTGCATGCCTACCTGCGCTGGCGCAACACCAACGCCCGCCACCCCGACGTCCTCGCGGCGCAGCGTCGCGAACGCGCCCGCATCCGCAGCGAGAAGGGCATCCGCGGGGGCGGACGCCCGCTCCCCGCCACAGCCTGA
- a CDS encoding IS5 family transposase, giving the protein MTDAEWAEVRSAMPVPAWLLKRGGRPEAYCHREILDAVRYLVDNGVKWTAMPVDFPYWRAVYDFFRRWRSYGYVRELHERLRRSARERSGRNAEPSAGVIDSQSVDASETVGEDSRGYDGGKSRDGRKRHILTDTEGLLLEVTVTTADVHDSKAAPALLETFMDQPGRLLKLVWVDSAYQGPALAKAFARHGVRTEVVRRSDGQRGFVVLARRWVVERTLSWLARSRRLNRDHERRPDHHAQMVWWAAVIRLSRRLAADAPRWPEKRPARLLRARA; this is encoded by the coding sequence ATGACGGATGCGGAGTGGGCCGAGGTCCGCTCGGCGATGCCGGTTCCGGCCTGGCTGCTGAAGCGGGGCGGGCGTCCGGAGGCGTACTGCCACCGCGAGATACTCGACGCGGTGCGCTACCTGGTCGACAACGGCGTGAAGTGGACGGCCATGCCGGTCGACTTCCCGTACTGGCGGGCGGTCTACGACTTCTTCCGCCGCTGGCGGTCCTACGGCTATGTGCGTGAACTGCACGAACGCCTGCGACGTTCGGCGAGGGAACGCTCGGGCCGCAACGCCGAGCCCAGTGCGGGAGTCATCGACAGTCAGTCGGTGGACGCCTCCGAGACCGTCGGCGAGGACAGCCGCGGATACGACGGCGGCAAGTCACGTGACGGCCGCAAGCGTCACATCCTGACCGACACCGAGGGCCTGCTCCTGGAGGTCACCGTGACCACGGCCGATGTGCACGACTCCAAGGCCGCCCCCGCACTGCTGGAGACGTTCATGGACCAGCCGGGCCGGCTGCTGAAACTGGTGTGGGTCGACAGTGCCTACCAGGGTCCGGCGCTGGCGAAGGCGTTCGCCCGCCACGGAGTCCGGACCGAGGTCGTGCGCCGCTCCGACGGACAACGCGGATTCGTCGTCCTGGCCCGCAGGTGGGTCGTGGAGCGCACGCTGAGCTGGCTGGCCCGCTCACGCCGCCTCAACCGCGACCACGAACGCCGCCCCGACCACCACGCCCAGATGGTGTGGTGGGCCGCCGTGATCAGGCTGTCCCGGCGCCTGGCCGCAGACGCTCCGCGCTGGCCGGAGAAACGCCCCGCCCGACTGCTGCGGGCACGGGCATGA
- a CDS encoding AI-2E family transporter, giving the protein MPATLSSTKTAAALRTSARVSVELLLILVMAAVALWILGRMWSVVWPLIVGLLLTTLTWPLARFLRRRGWHPALAASVVTVLFLLVATGIVALIAVPVASQSGELADGVVDGIQKLREWAAGPPLNIGDDQISDAFDAAIDRIQNSVGSMVTAVVTGMGTVFNGVVTAVLALFLMFFFLKDGPRFLPWLTRQLPGRLATDVPIVAARSWNTLGAFVRSQAFVGLLDAVFIGIGLWILGVPLVLPLAVLTFVSAFVPIVGALFAGLVAVLIALVSNGLTDALIVLAIIVVVQQLEGNVFQPMIQSRGLGLHAAVVLLAVTLGGSLAGVVGSLLAVPVAALIAVVWNYVREQLSDPPQEPESDESYAGAAIPS; this is encoded by the coding sequence ATGCCTGCCACGTTGAGTTCCACCAAGACCGCCGCCGCGCTCCGAACATCGGCACGTGTCTCCGTCGAGTTGCTGCTGATACTTGTGATGGCTGCGGTGGCCCTGTGGATCCTAGGCCGGATGTGGTCGGTCGTCTGGCCGCTCATAGTGGGCCTGCTTCTCACCACGCTGACCTGGCCCCTGGCGCGTTTCCTGCGTCGGCGCGGCTGGCACCCCGCCCTGGCCGCGTCGGTTGTGACCGTGCTGTTCCTCCTGGTTGCTACGGGCATCGTGGCGCTCATCGCGGTGCCGGTCGCGTCCCAGTCCGGCGAGCTGGCCGACGGCGTGGTCGACGGCATCCAGAAGCTGCGCGAGTGGGCCGCCGGGCCGCCACTGAACATCGGCGACGACCAGATCTCAGATGCCTTCGACGCCGCGATCGACCGCATTCAGAACAGCGTCGGCAGCATGGTCACCGCTGTCGTCACAGGAATGGGCACCGTGTTCAACGGCGTGGTCACTGCCGTCCTGGCGCTCTTCCTCATGTTCTTCTTCCTCAAAGACGGTCCGCGGTTCCTGCCGTGGCTCACCCGTCAGCTCCCCGGTCGACTCGCCACCGACGTCCCGATCGTGGCCGCGCGCAGTTGGAACACCCTGGGCGCGTTCGTGCGTTCCCAGGCATTCGTCGGCCTGCTCGACGCCGTCTTCATCGGCATCGGCCTGTGGATTCTGGGGGTGCCACTGGTGCTCCCGTTGGCGGTGCTGACCTTCGTGTCCGCGTTCGTACCGATCGTGGGTGCCCTGTTCGCCGGCTTGGTCGCGGTGCTCATCGCATTGGTGTCGAACGGCCTGACGGACGCGCTGATCGTGCTGGCTATCATCGTCGTGGTGCAGCAGCTCGAGGGCAACGTGTTCCAGCCGATGATCCAGAGTCGCGGACTGGGCCTGCACGCGGCGGTGGTTCTGCTGGCGGTGACGTTGGGCGGCAGTCTGGCCGGCGTCGTGGGCAGCCTCCTCGCGGTACCGGTAGCCGCGCTCATTGCAGTGGTCTGGAACTATGTGCGCGAGCAGCTCAGCGACCCGCCGCAGGAGCCGGAGAGCGATGAGTCGTACGCGGGTGCCGCCATCCCCTCGTAG
- a CDS encoding GNAT family N-acetyltransferase yields MAELRTDRLVLRRWQDSDLEPWAAMNADPEVREHLGDLLTREQSDASVAQFQAEFDQRGYGWWAVQLQTTGEFIGFAGLDQVDDGMPFTGVEIGWRLARSAWGQGYATEAALAGLAFGFETLELPEILAVTTATNLRSQAVMHRIGMTRNPADDFDDPTAPEGPLRPNVLYRIARGVRV; encoded by the coding sequence ATGGCTGAACTGCGTACCGATCGCCTCGTGCTCCGTCGATGGCAAGACTCCGACCTTGAACCATGGGCGGCGATGAATGCTGATCCCGAGGTTCGGGAGCACTTGGGCGACCTACTCACCCGTGAACAGAGCGATGCCTCCGTGGCGCAGTTCCAGGCCGAGTTCGACCAGCGAGGCTACGGATGGTGGGCAGTTCAATTGCAGACCACGGGCGAGTTCATCGGCTTCGCGGGCTTGGACCAGGTGGATGATGGCATGCCGTTCACGGGGGTAGAGATCGGTTGGAGGCTCGCTCGCTCGGCCTGGGGCCAGGGTTACGCCACCGAGGCCGCCCTGGCTGGCCTGGCCTTCGGCTTCGAAACGCTTGAACTCCCCGAGATCCTTGCAGTGACGACTGCTACCAACCTCCGTTCCCAAGCAGTGATGCACCGGATCGGCATGACCCGCAACCCGGCTGACGATTTCGACGACCCCACCGCGCCCGAAGGGCCACTGCGTCCGAACGTGCTGTACCGAATCGCGCGTGGTGTGAGGGTCTGA
- a CDS encoding BtrH N-terminal domain-containing protein: protein MTMVKDIDARGMQHCETTALGVLLRHEGLDLSEPMLFGLGSGLSFIYWDSKGMGFPFLGGRAKPFELTRNLAAVLGLELLVGETTSPRKAWQNVAAPIDAGRPVGLQLDSYHLDYFSTKVHFGGHVVAMYGYDEQDAYLVDTDAQGGAVSTSLAGLARARAERGPMTAKHRSFTITAPSNLTSPQDGIIPAIKTCAGAFLNPPIANLGHRGIEKTAKQVPKWLQRSDNPREDLPRAAVLMERAGTGGALFRNLYRDFLAECAQLIDSSHLRTGHTLYAEAATLWTQVAALVATAGESGDAKNLVQAGSILHELSRIERNAMQALSML, encoded by the coding sequence ATGACCATGGTGAAGGACATCGATGCCCGCGGTATGCAGCACTGCGAGACGACGGCGCTGGGCGTTCTGCTGCGCCATGAGGGACTCGACTTGTCCGAGCCCATGCTGTTCGGGCTTGGCTCCGGGCTGTCCTTCATCTACTGGGACAGCAAAGGCATGGGCTTTCCCTTCCTGGGAGGCAGGGCCAAGCCGTTCGAGCTCACCAGGAACCTGGCCGCCGTACTCGGGCTTGAGCTGCTGGTCGGGGAGACCACCTCCCCGCGCAAGGCATGGCAGAACGTGGCGGCACCCATCGACGCCGGTCGGCCGGTCGGCCTTCAGCTCGACAGCTACCACCTGGACTACTTCAGCACCAAGGTGCACTTCGGCGGGCACGTCGTGGCCATGTACGGCTACGACGAACAGGACGCCTACCTGGTGGACACCGACGCGCAAGGCGGAGCCGTCTCGACCAGCCTCGCCGGCCTGGCCAGAGCCAGAGCCGAGCGCGGCCCCATGACCGCCAAGCACCGCTCCTTCACCATCACAGCACCCAGCAACCTGACGTCACCGCAGGACGGGATCATCCCCGCGATCAAGACCTGCGCCGGCGCCTTCCTGAACCCGCCCATCGCCAACCTGGGCCACCGGGGCATCGAGAAGACCGCCAAGCAAGTGCCGAAGTGGCTGCAGCGCAGCGACAATCCGCGGGAGGACCTGCCACGGGCCGCCGTCCTCATGGAGAGGGCCGGCACCGGCGGCGCCCTGTTCCGCAACCTCTACCGGGACTTCCTCGCCGAGTGTGCCCAGCTGATCGACAGCAGCCACCTGCGCACCGGCCACACCCTGTATGCCGAGGCCGCCACCCTCTGGACACAGGTGGCCGCACTCGTCGCGACAGCAGGGGAATCCGGCGACGCGAAGAACCTCGTGCAGGCCGGCTCCATCCTCCACGAGCTCTCGCGCATCGAACGCAATGCGATGCAGGCACTCAGCATGCTCTAG
- the katG gene encoding catalase/peroxidase HPI — protein MSGSESENPVIPSPAPAPTRPRTNRDWWPNQLDLQVLHQHSSLSNPMGEDFNYAEEFATLDVDALKRDVFEVMTTSQDWWPADYGHYGPLFIRMSWHAAGTYRIADGRGGGGSGAQRFAPLNSWPDNASLDKARRLLWPVKQKYGRKISWADLLVFAGNCAMESMGFKTFGFGFGREDIWEPEEIFWGPEDTWLGDERYSGDRELTGPFGAVQMGLIYVNPEGPNGNPDPLAAARDIRETFRRMAMNDEETAALIIGGHTFGKCHGAVDPQYVGPEPEACPVEAQGIGWRNTSGSGKGADTITSGLEGAWTNDPTKWDHGYLDNLFSYDWELTTSPAGAKQWTPKDPSAQGTVPDAHDPSKRHAPMMLTTDLALKVDPIYGPIVKRFHENPDELAEAFAKAWYKLLHRDMGPAARYLGPWVPEPQLWQDPVPEVDHELVTDEDIAALKDTILASGLSISQLVSTAWASAATFRGTDMRGGANGARIRLAPQKGWEVNDLSGLGDVLQTFEKIRKDFNLAQSGGKKISLADLIVLGGCAAVEQAARRAGHDITVPFVPGRTDASQEQTDVESFAVLEPSADGFRNYLRAGEKVAAETLLLDRANLLTLTAPEMTVLIGGMRALNANVGKSAHGVFTRRPETLTNDFFVNLLDQGTEWKASESAENVYEGRDRATGDVKWTATAVDLVFGSHSQLRAVSEVYACEDAQEKLVHDFVAAWDKVMNLDRFDLA, from the coding sequence GTGTCCGGCAGCGAAAGCGAGAACCCAGTAATCCCCTCCCCGGCCCCCGCGCCGACCCGCCCCAGGACGAACCGGGACTGGTGGCCGAACCAGCTGGACCTTCAGGTTCTCCACCAGCACTCGTCCCTGTCCAATCCGATGGGCGAGGACTTCAACTACGCGGAAGAGTTCGCGACCCTCGACGTCGACGCGCTGAAGCGGGACGTCTTCGAGGTGATGACGACGTCGCAGGACTGGTGGCCTGCCGACTACGGCCACTACGGGCCGCTCTTCATCCGGATGAGTTGGCACGCCGCAGGGACGTACCGAATTGCCGACGGCCGGGGCGGTGGCGGCAGCGGAGCTCAGCGCTTCGCCCCCCTCAACAGTTGGCCGGACAACGCGAGCCTCGACAAGGCACGCCGCTTGCTCTGGCCGGTCAAGCAGAAATACGGGAGGAAAATCTCCTGGGCCGACCTTCTGGTCTTCGCCGGCAACTGTGCCATGGAATCGATGGGATTCAAGACGTTCGGGTTCGGCTTCGGCCGCGAGGACATCTGGGAACCCGAGGAGATCTTCTGGGGGCCCGAGGACACATGGCTCGGAGATGAGCGCTACAGCGGCGACAGGGAACTCACCGGTCCCTTCGGTGCCGTGCAGATGGGCCTGATCTACGTGAATCCGGAGGGGCCCAACGGCAACCCGGATCCGCTGGCCGCTGCCAGGGACATTCGCGAGACATTCCGACGTATGGCGATGAACGACGAGGAGACTGCTGCGCTCATCATCGGCGGCCATACGTTCGGGAAGTGCCATGGTGCAGTCGATCCCCAGTACGTCGGCCCGGAGCCCGAGGCCTGCCCCGTCGAAGCGCAGGGCATCGGCTGGAGAAACACCTCCGGCAGCGGCAAGGGCGCCGACACGATCACCAGCGGGCTGGAAGGCGCATGGACCAACGACCCCACGAAGTGGGACCACGGGTACCTGGACAACCTGTTCTCGTACGACTGGGAACTGACGACGAGCCCCGCCGGCGCGAAGCAGTGGACCCCCAAGGATCCCTCGGCCCAGGGCACTGTGCCTGATGCTCACGATCCGTCGAAGAGGCACGCCCCCATGATGCTGACGACGGACCTTGCGCTGAAGGTGGATCCGATCTATGGGCCGATCGTGAAGCGCTTCCATGAGAATCCTGACGAGCTCGCGGAAGCGTTCGCCAAGGCGTGGTACAAGCTGTTGCACCGCGACATGGGCCCCGCTGCACGCTACCTCGGCCCGTGGGTTCCCGAGCCGCAGCTGTGGCAGGACCCCGTCCCCGAGGTCGACCACGAACTGGTCACCGACGAGGACATTGCTGCCCTCAAGGACACGATCCTCGCCTCGGGGCTGTCCATCTCCCAGCTGGTCTCCACCGCTTGGGCGTCGGCGGCAACCTTCCGCGGCACCGACATGCGTGGCGGGGCCAACGGGGCGCGGATCCGCCTCGCGCCGCAAAAGGGCTGGGAGGTCAACGACTTGTCCGGACTGGGCGACGTGTTGCAGACCTTCGAGAAGATCCGGAAGGACTTCAACCTCGCGCAGTCCGGCGGGAAGAAGATTTCGCTCGCCGACCTGATCGTCCTGGGCGGGTGCGCGGCCGTCGAGCAGGCGGCGAGAAGAGCCGGGCACGACATCACCGTCCCGTTCGTGCCGGGACGCACGGACGCCTCGCAGGAGCAGACCGACGTGGAGTCGTTCGCCGTGCTCGAACCGAGCGCAGACGGTTTCCGCAACTACCTCCGCGCAGGGGAGAAGGTGGCGGCGGAGACTCTCCTTCTGGACCGGGCCAACCTGTTGACGCTGACCGCTCCCGAGATGACGGTTCTGATCGGCGGCATGCGGGCCCTGAACGCCAACGTCGGGAAGTCCGCCCATGGCGTCTTCACCCGTCGGCCCGAGACATTGACCAACGACTTCTTCGTCAACTTGCTCGACCAGGGCACGGAGTGGAAGGCATCCGAATCGGCTGAGAACGTGTACGAAGGCCGGGACCGCGCCACGGGTGACGTCAAGTGGACTGCCACCGCCGTCGACCTCGTCTTCGGTTCCCACTCCCAACTCCGAGCCGTCTCGGAGGTCTACGCGTGCGAGGACGCACAAGAGAAGCTCGTGCATGACTTCGTGGCCGCGTGGGACAAGGTGATGAACCTCGATCGGTTCGACCTCGCCTGA
- a CDS encoding FAD-dependent monooxygenase, which produces MPQRAATIVGGGIGGLAAAIALHRRGWRVEVLERAPEFTEIGAGISLWPNALHALEALGLAGAVRSLGAVEAAGGVRDRRGRWLSRTDNAELARRFGHPLVVLHRADLLRALTEALPAGSLRSGSEVSAVRDDSHGPVVVHRGGESRPDLVVGADGLRSAVRHALWPDTAGPRYAGYTAWRMVTEPLAEQPSEGAATWGRGARFGYTALPDGRMYCFATASLPAGAASGSSEYAELLRRFGSWPDPIPALLAAVPADAVLRHDLYDLPPLPSFVRGRVALLGDAAHAMTPNLGQGACQALEDAVTLAHCLDGTPDMAAALRSYDLLRRPRTRAITRRSARLGAVGQLSWPPAVLLRDTAARLTPTRATLRSMTPVLGWTAPADPVTVTENESR; this is translated from the coding sequence ATGCCGCAGCGCGCCGCGACCATCGTCGGCGGTGGGATCGGCGGCCTCGCGGCGGCCATCGCTCTGCACCGCCGGGGCTGGCGCGTCGAGGTGCTGGAACGGGCCCCGGAGTTCACCGAGATCGGCGCCGGCATCTCCCTGTGGCCGAACGCGCTGCACGCGCTCGAGGCGCTCGGCCTGGCCGGCGCCGTCCGGTCACTCGGCGCCGTCGAGGCAGCAGGCGGCGTACGCGACCGCCGGGGCCGCTGGCTGTCCCGTACGGACAACGCGGAGCTGGCGCGCCGCTTCGGCCATCCCCTGGTCGTCCTGCACCGCGCGGACCTGTTGCGGGCGCTCACCGAGGCGCTGCCCGCCGGCAGCCTGCGGTCGGGCAGCGAGGTGTCCGCGGTCCGCGACGACAGCCACGGCCCGGTCGTCGTTCACCGTGGAGGCGAGTCCCGGCCCGACCTCGTGGTCGGCGCCGACGGGCTGCGCAGTGCGGTCCGCCACGCTCTGTGGCCGGACACGGCCGGCCCCCGCTACGCCGGTTACACGGCTTGGCGCATGGTCACGGAGCCCCTCGCCGAGCAGCCCTCCGAGGGCGCGGCGACCTGGGGCCGGGGAGCGAGGTTCGGCTACACGGCGCTGCCGGACGGGCGGATGTACTGCTTCGCGACCGCGTCGCTGCCGGCGGGAGCAGCCTCAGGCTCGTCCGAGTACGCCGAACTGCTGCGCCGGTTCGGGTCCTGGCCGGATCCCATCCCCGCCCTGCTGGCCGCTGTCCCGGCGGACGCGGTGCTCCGGCACGACCTGTACGACCTGCCGCCGCTGCCCTCCTTCGTCCGCGGCCGGGTCGCGCTGCTGGGCGACGCGGCCCATGCCATGACCCCCAATCTGGGTCAGGGCGCGTGCCAAGCGCTGGAGGACGCGGTCACCCTCGCCCACTGCCTCGACGGCACCCCGGACATGGCCGCCGCGCTCCGCTCGTACGACCTGCTGCGCCGCCCGCGGACCCGGGCCATCACGCGCCGCTCCGCCCGGCTCGGCGCAGTCGGCCAGCTGTCGTGGCCGCCCGCGGTACTGCTGCGCGACACGGCCGCCCGGCTGACGCCGACGCGGGCGACGCTGCGTTCCATGACGCCGGTGCTCGGCTGGACCGCGCCCGCTGACCCCGTGACCGTGACGGAGAACGAGAGCCGCTGA
- a CDS encoding macro domain-containing protein gives MTVDRAQSPLSVVLTDINTAVVEAWRAAFADTPEIEIRKGSILDEDVDAWVSPTNSRGRMDGGVDAAIKRHLGAGIQLRVQRAIRSQFAGALPVGSAVCVPSGAVKPRFLISTPTMETSSQNVSETLNVALACAAAFQAIHQQNKKAPGSIRSVALVGMGARTGRVLARVCANLMWTGHTLFNDHSFDDYDDLRSTIVAQLDDLESAPVEKRVRIAPPKRAAPRR, from the coding sequence ATGACCGTAGACCGTGCGCAGTCGCCGCTCAGTGTGGTGCTGACCGACATCAACACCGCAGTGGTGGAGGCCTGGCGAGCGGCCTTCGCCGACACCCCCGAGATTGAGATCCGCAAGGGCTCGATCCTCGACGAGGACGTCGACGCCTGGGTCAGCCCCACCAACTCCCGTGGCCGGATGGACGGCGGGGTCGACGCGGCCATCAAGCGGCATCTCGGCGCGGGCATCCAGCTGCGCGTTCAGAGGGCGATCCGCAGCCAGTTCGCAGGAGCCCTCCCGGTGGGCAGCGCGGTGTGCGTTCCGTCCGGGGCGGTCAAGCCGAGGTTCCTGATCTCGACGCCGACGATGGAGACGTCCTCGCAGAACGTCAGCGAGACCCTGAACGTGGCCCTGGCGTGCGCCGCCGCGTTTCAGGCGATCCACCAGCAGAACAAGAAGGCGCCGGGCAGCATCCGGTCGGTGGCGCTGGTCGGCATGGGCGCCCGGACCGGCCGGGTGCTGGCGCGGGTGTGCGCCAACCTGATGTGGACGGGCCACACCCTCTTCAACGACCACTCCTTCGACGACTACGACGACCTGCGCAGCACGATCGTCGCGCAGCTCGACGACCTCGAGAGCGCGCCCGTTGAGAAGCGGGTCCGCATAGCGCCACCCAAGCGCGCCGCCCCGCGCCGCTGA
- a CDS encoding ADP-ribosyltransferase domain-containing protein, producing the protein MSDAHTPATPDPNDPLALAELFNGGGEPWLPLLKPVIEAQPDAAAFIGPGRSPEVVPVRELTFQALKPNAPHKWKVVIFGQNPYPRPESATGIAMFDNTFHDWKDSQFGRVVSIRCIIKAATMWKYGIPKKTPIADIRALLKKQDTVQPPEWFQAMLTQGVLLLNAALTANSDGAIGTDRHTRFWRPVAERIVEEILKAKQNADEEDRGVVFAWWGAHARSLKKVVLELQKKYPEVEVRHIDHANPAAQGDIFCDGDHFGMVNAALASLGADEIDWLPSTGWNHLAAETGGADGDVADRMGAFIASTMELHQLYLDRLSSVKDEGLVLPAITGVFDTPLMDFREAVSPVAALLSGLGRHVDRSHEFGKRRADEASDGLSADAIAALFLYTCESGFYREINAILRSPDRSRLVPYLPYLRLLFSAVSQLPVRTKPLWRGVSLDLRAQYPLGRTVAWWGVSSCTSELGVAKAFLGSRGKRTLFEVVPARAVGIRDFSAFTGEEEFILLPGTQLKVTDVKAERGGLCTVKLTELEEQTLVS; encoded by the coding sequence ATGAGCGATGCCCATACCCCCGCCACGCCCGACCCGAACGACCCGCTGGCCCTTGCGGAACTGTTCAACGGCGGCGGTGAACCCTGGCTTCCGCTGCTGAAGCCGGTCATCGAGGCGCAGCCGGACGCGGCCGCGTTCATCGGCCCGGGCCGCAGCCCGGAGGTCGTCCCCGTCCGCGAACTGACCTTCCAGGCGCTCAAGCCCAACGCGCCGCACAAGTGGAAGGTCGTCATTTTCGGCCAGAACCCGTACCCGCGGCCGGAGAGCGCCACCGGCATCGCCATGTTCGACAACACCTTCCACGACTGGAAGGACAGCCAGTTCGGCAGGGTTGTCAGCATCCGCTGCATCATCAAGGCAGCGACGATGTGGAAGTACGGCATTCCCAAGAAGACCCCTATAGCCGACATTCGCGCGCTGCTGAAGAAGCAGGACACCGTCCAGCCGCCGGAGTGGTTCCAGGCGATGCTCACGCAGGGCGTGCTGCTGCTGAACGCGGCGCTGACGGCCAACAGCGACGGAGCTATCGGCACCGACCGGCACACCCGGTTCTGGCGGCCGGTCGCCGAGCGGATCGTCGAGGAGATCCTCAAGGCCAAGCAGAACGCCGACGAGGAGGACCGTGGGGTCGTCTTCGCGTGGTGGGGGGCGCACGCGAGAAGTCTGAAGAAGGTCGTTCTCGAGCTCCAGAAGAAGTACCCCGAGGTCGAGGTCCGGCACATCGACCACGCCAACCCCGCAGCGCAGGGCGACATCTTCTGCGACGGCGATCACTTCGGGATGGTGAACGCGGCCCTCGCGTCGCTGGGCGCCGACGAGATCGACTGGCTGCCGAGCACCGGCTGGAACCATCTCGCGGCGGAGACCGGCGGGGCCGACGGCGACGTCGCCGACCGCATGGGCGCGTTCATCGCGTCCACCATGGAACTGCATCAGCTGTACCTCGACCGGCTCTCCAGCGTCAAGGACGAGGGGCTCGTCCTCCCCGCGATCACGGGTGTGTTCGACACCCCGCTCATGGACTTCCGTGAGGCTGTCAGCCCGGTCGCCGCGCTGTTGTCGGGGCTGGGCCGGCACGTCGACCGGTCGCACGAGTTCGGCAAGCGGCGGGCGGACGAGGCGTCCGACGGCCTGTCCGCCGACGCGATCGCCGCCCTCTTCCTCTACACCTGCGAGTCCGGGTTCTACCGGGAGATCAACGCCATCCTGCGCTCCCCGGACCGGTCCAGGCTCGTCCCGTACCTGCCGTATCTGCGGCTGCTGTTCTCGGCGGTGTCGCAACTCCCCGTCCGGACCAAGCCGTTGTGGCGCGGGGTGTCGCTGGACCTGCGTGCGCAGTACCCGCTCGGACGGACCGTGGCCTGGTGGGGCGTGTCCTCGTGCACGTCCGAGCTCGGCGTGGCCAAGGCGTTCCTCGGCAGCCGCGGCAAGCGGACATTGTTCGAGGTGGTCCCCGCCCGGGCCGTGGGCATCCGCGACTTCTCCGCGTTCACCGGCGAGGAGGAGTTCATCCTCCTGCCGGGCACCCAGCTGAAGGTGACGGATGTCAAGGCCGAACGCGGCGGCCTGTGCACCGTGAAGCTGACGGAACTGGAGGAGCAGACCCTGGTGTCCTGA